One Nitrospirae bacterium YQR-1 DNA window includes the following coding sequences:
- the acpS gene encoding holo-ACP synthase — MIFGIGIDIIINKRIRAAFERWGERFISRIYTEAERSYCIGERFSETSLAARFAAKEAFIKAAGSFFPYNSIEVCNEPGGRPFLLLYGTAGDFLKQSGVNRVHLSLSHESTHSVAIVVLESQEVKIQ; from the coding sequence ATGATTTTTGGCATTGGCATTGATATAATCATAAATAAGCGTATAAGAGCGGCATTCGAAAGATGGGGAGAGCGTTTTATATCCCGTATTTATACAGAGGCAGAACGCAGCTATTGTATTGGAGAGCGTTTTTCAGAGACCTCGTTGGCAGCAAGATTTGCAGCTAAAGAGGCATTCATAAAAGCTGCAGGTTCTTTTTTTCCATATAACTCAATAGAGGTGTGTAATGAGCCCGGAGGTAGGCCGTTTCTTTTACTTTACGGCACTGCCGGTGATTTTCTAAAACAAAGCGGAGTTAACCGTGTTCACCTGAGTTTAAGTCATGAATCAACTCACAGTGTGGCAATAGTAGTGCTTGAGAGTCAGGAGGTCAAAATACAGTGA
- a CDS encoding pyridoxine 5'-phosphate synthase, which produces MFLSVNVDHIATLRQARLGCEPDPVEGALLALSGGADGITVHLREDRRHIQDRDLTLLRQIITAPLNLEMAATDEMISIALAVKPDMVTLVPERRHELTTEGGLDVIGQKQRLTEAVKKIQSRGIPVSLFINPSAADVEATYEISAEMVEIHTGLYANAADSKAKAIELDKIKLSVYRAYTVGLGCNAGHGLNYRNVSPIAATEHIRGLYIGHGIMSRAVMVGMERAVREMVDVLRQAG; this is translated from the coding sequence ATGTTTCTAAGTGTAAACGTTGACCATATAGCAACACTGCGGCAGGCACGCTTAGGTTGCGAACCAGACCCTGTGGAGGGAGCATTGCTTGCGCTTTCGGGGGGTGCTGACGGAATAACAGTGCATCTAAGGGAAGACCGCAGACACATACAGGACAGGGATTTGACCCTACTACGGCAGATAATAACCGCCCCCCTGAATCTGGAGATGGCGGCAACTGATGAAATGATTTCCATTGCTTTAGCAGTAAAGCCGGATATGGTTACTCTCGTACCGGAGAGGCGCCATGAGCTGACAACAGAGGGCGGCCTTGACGTTATTGGACAGAAGCAGCGTCTGACTGAAGCTGTAAAGAAAATCCAGTCCAGAGGCATCCCGGTAAGCCTGTTTATAAATCCTTCTGCAGCCGATGTTGAGGCAACTTATGAGATATCGGCTGAGATGGTGGAAATCCACACCGGGCTTTATGCTAATGCAGCGGACTCTAAAGCAAAAGCTATAGAGCTGGATAAGATCAAGCTCTCTGTGTACAGAGCCTACACCGTCGGTTTAGGCTGTAATGCTGGACACGGCTTGAATTACAGAAACGTTTCGCCCATAGCGGCTACAGAGCATATCAGAGGGCTTTACATTGGGCATGGGATAATGTCAAGGGCTGTTATGGTAGGTATGGAGAGAGCTGTGCGCGAAATGGTTGACGTACTCAGGCAGGCAGGATGA
- a CDS encoding KUP/HAK/KT family potassium transporter yields MLKKEPPIRGIIKSLGLVFGDIGTSPIYTLTVVFLLLKPTESNIMGVLSLVFWTIIILVSIEYSWLAMSLGKRGEGGTIVLREIILPLLKSSRAASFIGILSFLGISLLIGDGVITPAISILSAVEGLTLVPGLEFLKTNALIAIASCIAIVLFAVQKHGTEKVATFFGPLMLMWFVCLSISGFVSLTDHPAVAFSVNPYYAVNFFRENGLTGFFILSEVILCATGGEALYADMGHLGRKPILRAWYFVSVALIINYLGQGSYLLSHPNTKNILFEMIMFQTPALYIPFLILSIAATVIASQAMISGIFSIVYQGIMTNIIPAFKVHYTSEELRSQIYIGTVNWFLLVAVLFIMIEFQRSSNLAAAYGLAVTGTMAITGIMITWIFYLMKNYLKTAIAAFVTLVDLAFLFSNTYKIPHGGYWSIVISMLPLCLIFLYTIGQRKLHQCTEPMERDEFLEKYNHSYNNKSKIKGTALFFTRYADRVNPYILQTMFVNEIIYEDNIIINVVVRVDPFGATGFFTAYLADGLSVFEIQLGYMEVVDVEEILRENSIDEKTIFYGIEDIITENPLWQIFSIIKKLSPRFVQFIKLPSHKLHGVVTRIEM; encoded by the coding sequence GTGTTAAAAAAAGAACCTCCCATTAGGGGAATTATAAAATCACTGGGTCTTGTCTTTGGAGATATTGGTACAAGCCCTATATATACCCTGACTGTGGTCTTTCTGCTTCTTAAGCCGACTGAGTCAAATATAATGGGAGTTCTGTCTCTTGTTTTCTGGACTATCATAATCCTGGTTAGTATTGAGTATTCATGGCTGGCTATGAGCCTTGGAAAGAGGGGTGAGGGGGGCACTATTGTGCTCAGGGAAATTATTTTGCCACTGCTTAAATCATCCCGGGCAGCCTCTTTTATAGGTATCCTGTCCTTCCTGGGCATTTCCCTTCTGATTGGTGACGGTGTTATTACACCGGCTATCAGCATACTGAGTGCCGTTGAGGGTCTTACGCTTGTGCCGGGTCTTGAGTTTTTAAAAACAAACGCCCTTATCGCCATAGCATCCTGTATTGCAATTGTTCTTTTTGCAGTACAAAAACATGGCACGGAAAAGGTGGCGACTTTTTTCGGCCCGCTAATGCTGATGTGGTTTGTTTGTTTATCAATCTCGGGGTTTGTCTCTTTAACCGATCACCCCGCAGTAGCCTTTTCTGTAAATCCATACTATGCTGTTAATTTTTTCAGGGAAAACGGGCTCACCGGTTTTTTCATTCTATCGGAGGTTATACTGTGCGCTACCGGTGGTGAGGCACTATATGCCGACATGGGACACCTGGGCAGAAAACCTATTTTAAGGGCGTGGTATTTTGTCTCAGTGGCGCTCATCATTAATTATCTCGGACAGGGCTCATATTTGTTAAGCCATCCGAACACAAAAAATATACTCTTTGAAATGATTATGTTTCAAACTCCGGCACTGTATATTCCTTTTTTAATACTAAGTATAGCTGCAACAGTGATAGCATCACAAGCTATGATAAGCGGGATTTTTTCTATTGTTTATCAGGGGATTATGACAAACATTATACCGGCCTTTAAGGTTCACTACACATCTGAGGAGCTGCGCTCCCAGATATACATAGGGACAGTGAATTGGTTCTTACTTGTTGCCGTTTTGTTTATAATGATAGAATTTCAGCGCTCGAGCAATTTAGCCGCCGCCTATGGCCTTGCTGTTACCGGTACGATGGCGATAACCGGTATTATGATAACATGGATTTTTTACCTGATGAAAAACTACCTTAAAACTGCAATCGCCGCCTTTGTAACACTCGTTGACCTGGCCTTTCTATTTTCAAACACATATAAAATTCCGCACGGTGGTTATTGGTCTATTGTTATATCAATGCTGCCACTGTGCTTGATCTTTCTTTATACAATAGGGCAGAGAAAGCTCCATCAGTGCACGGAGCCAATGGAACGGGATGAATTTCTGGAAAAATATAACCACTCATATAACAACAAAAGTAAGATAAAAGGCACGGCTCTTTTCTTCACCCGATATGCAGACAGAGTAAATCCGTATATTTTGCAAACTATGTTTGTTAATGAGATAATTTACGAGGATAATATAATTATCAATGTAGTGGTACGGGTTGACCCGTTTGGTGCAACAGGTTTTTTCACCGCATACCTGGCCGACGGACTCAGTGTTTTTGAAATACAGCTGGGATATATGGAGGTTGTTGACGTTGAGGAGATTCTCAGGGAAAACAGTATAGATGAAAAGACTATCTTTTACGGCATTGAGGACATAATAACTGAAAATCCGCTTTGGCAGATATTTTCAATTATTAAAAAGCTTTCCCCAAGGTTTGTTCAGTTTATAAAACTTCCCTCTCACAAGCTCCACGGAGTGGTGACAAGAATTGAGATGTAA